A single Lolium perenne isolate Kyuss_39 chromosome 6, Kyuss_2.0, whole genome shotgun sequence DNA region contains:
- the LOC127307517 gene encoding glycosyltransferase family 92 protein At1g27200-like, translating into MTKHHRPSRLRRILTAAGAATVAGLVLFSGRQAVLSKAPVFSPGLFPGGLAVESWPLPQELLRPPTFLFPHPSEADIDFALPRRLLPLRPHSPPQHDVFLPDESDAAFLPDSDAVLLPDSEVLVLADEPVDDAICAFQGGASSPARALGTLPGPGRHAYLCAMPETEQSIQPLQAPLLLSSSSADSPAAAPADFHVRPMLNWSNRLVFDSAVLDGGDVLVFAKGVIRRQWANTANPPVQCVYRGRDDGASASLPAITAAQQVARCPPPPSLLTSSNTQLRVTLSVTGEEPIPSLAIYRPQKSELAAVAPPTRNNICACTMVRNVSKFLREWVMYHDALGVDQFFLYDNGSEDNLAGKVAELRSTGINISTVAWPWTKTQEAGLSHCAAVHQTSCQWMAFIDVDEFIFSPDWKNVENPSKSMLEAVVSVDPQIGQIYLPCFDFGPSGQTAHPKEGVCQGYTCRLKTQQRHKSFVRLDAVEPSLQNSVHHFSIKAGFTSMWTKLARINHYKYQAWTEFKLKFKRRVSAYVADWTDPVNLKSSDRAPGLGVEAVEPPGWADKFCEVKDTVMQELSVRWFGTGFAGNGSSKSKGSHETHTGCFVSESSGNSYLMFLDAFI; encoded by the exons ATGACGAAGCACCACCGCCCTAGCCGCCTGCGCCGTATCCTCACCGCCGCCGGGGCTGCTACCGTCGCTGGTCTTGTGCTTTTCTCCGGCCGCCAGGCGGTACTCTCCAAAGCCCCCGTCTTCTCGCCGGGCCTGTTCCCCGGCGGCCTCGCCGTCGAGAGCTGGCCGCTGCCTCAGGAGCTGCTTCGCCCGCCGACCTTCCTGTTTCCGCACCCGTCGGAAGCCGACATCGATTTTGCCCTCCCGCGTCGCCTCTTGCCGCTCCGCCCCCACTCGCCGCCGCAGCACGACGTCTTCCTCCCTGATGAATCGGATGCCGCGTTCCTCCCTGATTCCGATGCCGTCTTGCTCCCTGACTCCGAGGTCCTGGTCCTGGCCGACGAGCCTGTGGACGACGCCATCTGTGCCTTCCAGGGTGGTGCTTCGTCCCCGGCGCGTGCTCTCGGGACGCTGCCAGGGCCCGGACGCCACGCCTACCTCTGCGCCATGCCTGAAACAGAGCAGAGTATCCAGCCGCTCCAAGCTCCCCTGCTgctttcctcctcctccgctgactcccccgccgccgcccctgCTGATTTCCATGTCCGCCCGATGCTCAATTGGAGCAACCGCCTAGTCTTCGACTCTGCCGTTCTCGACGGAGGCGACGTCCTTGTCTTCGCGAAAGGTGTCATCCGCCGCCAGTGGGCAAACACAGCCAATCCCCCCGTCCAGTGCGTGTACCGTGGCCGTGATGATGGCGCGTCGGCCTCCCTCCCAGCCATCACTGCGGCGCAGCAAGTAGCCAGGTGCCCCCCTCCACCGTCTCTTCTAACTTCCAGCAACACCCAACTCCGAGTCACACTGTCTGTCACCGGCGAGGAGCCCATCCCCTCCCTTGCGATATACCGTCCACAAAAAAGTGAACTTGCAGCAGTAGCGCCACCTACGAGAAACAATATCTGCGCCTGCACAATGGTGCGGAATGTCTCAAAGTTTCTCCGCGAGTGGGTGATGTACCATGACGCTCTGGGCGTCGACCAGTTTTTCTTGTATGACAATGGAAGCGAGGATAATTTGGCAGGTAAGGTGGCTGAGTTGAGGTCCACAGGAATCAACATTTCCACCGTGGCCTGGCCTTGGACAAAAACGCAGGAAGCTGGCCTTTCCCACTGCGCCGCAGTGCACCAAACATCTTGCCAGTGGATGGCGTTCATCGACGTCGATGAGTTCATCTTTTCTCCGGACTGGAAAAATGTGGAGAATCCATCAAAGTCCATGCTTGAAGCAGTTGTCTCGGTCGATCCACAGATTGGGCAAATCTATCTCCCCTGCTTTGATTTTGGTCCCTCGGGTCAAACAGCACATCCGAAGGAGGGTGTCTGCCAGGGCTATACTTGTCGGTTGAAGACCCAGCAACGGCACAAGTCCTTCGTCCGTCTTGACGCTGTGGAACCTTCCCTGCAGAACTCTGTACACCACTTCTCGATCAAAGCTGGTTTCACTAGCATGTGGACCAAGCTGGCACGCATCAACCACTATAAATATCAAGCGTGGACAGAATTCAAGTTGAAGTTCAAAAGACGTGTTTCTGCATATGTAGCTGACTGGACTGATCCGGTGAACCTAAAGTCCAGTGACCGAGCTCCTGGTTtaggagttgaagctgtcgaACCACCTGGTTGGGCTGACAAATTTTGTGAGGTGAAGGATACTGTTATGCAGGAATTGAGTGTAAGATGGTTTGGTACTGGATTTGCAGGTAATGGATCATCCAAGTCGAAGGGTTCCCATGAAACCCACACTG GGTGTTTTGTTTCAGAATCCTCTGGAAACTCCTATTTAATGTTTCTAGATGCTTTTATTTAG